tgtgagtacctgtgctgtgtgttttgtgccattgtggattgtgcagatgattacaggtctcatcccgtgtgttaatcattatGCGcatgtgttatttattcgaggtactcctcgctcttttgttttgggtttctaccctgtgttttgttacgtgtttaTTTGGTCTTCGttcccgtgcctttacacggcacacTGTAATTTGGGCTTAATTTtaaaaaactattacgcattcctgcgcctgtctcccgaatctCTTCATACCAACGTGATagtatcaatacactcagtcacaaCAAAGACACATGCATCCTCCAAACTCCAataccagagaggaaggaaactgctcagggatttcaccttgAGGCCAATAgttactttttttaaattatagagttttttgttttttggggagaaaactgaggatggatcaacaatattgtagttactccacaatactaacctaatggACAGAGTGAGGCACTAAAGGAAAAGTGCAAAAAAATTGAATACAAagagttatgtttggggcaaatccaacacatcactgagtaccactccttatattttcaagcatggtggtggctgcatcttgttatgggtatgcttgtcatcagcaagaaTAGGGAGTTGTTTTAGGATGAAAAGAAAACGAAATAGAGCcaagtacaggcaaaatcctagaggaaaacctggttgagtCTGCTTTCCAAGAGACACTAGGAGACAAATTcagctttcagcaggacaataatctaaaacacaaggccaaatatacactggagttgcttaccattgaatgttcctgagtggcctagttatagttttgacttaaatcgacttGAAAATATATGACTAGACTTGAAAatgactgtctagcaatgatcaacaaccaacttgacagagcttgaagacttTTTTTAAGaacgtgcaaatattgtacaatccaggtgtgcaaagctcttagagactcacccagaaagagTCACtaatgtaattgctgccaaagttgattctaacatgtattgactcagggggtttatacttcgtttgtcattatgttttttttgtgtgtagatgtgtgagaaaaaaatgtaagtaaaatgtaatccattttgaattcaggctataacacaacaaaatgtgaaataagtcaaggggtatgaatactttctgagggcacttgtcacgccctgatttgggtgggcattctatatcctttatttctatgatttgtgtttctatgttttggccggatatagttctcaatcagggacagctgtctatcgttgtctctgattgggaatcatacttaggcagccctttttcccacctgtgattgtaggtagttgactttgttagtggcactatagccctcggaagcttcacggtcatttattttgtttcttgttttgttggtgacattctataataaaaggaaatgtacgcttaccacactgcactttggtccactttcgacggccgtgacagcactgtaaagttaatttctttgccacattttttgcagttttactttagtgacttgttgcaaacaggatgcatgttttgaaaaatatgtattctgtacaggcttactTTTTTTCACCCTGTCAATTAGTTTAGTattttggagtaactacaatgttgatccatcctcagttttctcctatcacagccattaaagttTCAATATGTACGTTTTTGGGTGACCCGACAAAatgcacatagaaatgtgagttatagactgtcattctcattgaaagcaaacgtaagaagtggtagatctgttctgtgttctatttctatgcttcccgttcttaagtatcgtttttgcgtcttttactttcagttatgtacaccagcttcaaacagttgGAAATATAATATTTTGGTTATTGTAAAGATTTTTCACAACGGTTTAAATGttgcaatgattctctacactataaattgcttgttttgtcacaaactgaaattaggcgaagtattagaattttagcaaccaggaaatggtggagtgaTTTCTGAATATTGTAcctttaaactctgtaactgttttaaagtcagcaTTGACCTCGTGGTGAAAtcacggtttccttcctctccggcaactgagttaggaaggacgcctgtatctttgtaatgactgggtgtattgatacgccctccaaactgtaattaataacttcaccatgctcaaatggatattcaatgtcgttttctaccaataggtgcccttctttgcgagacattggaaaacctccctggtctttgtggttgaatctgtgtttgatattCACTGTTCGACTTAGGGAccctacagataattgtatgtgtgaggtaccTTGGTCTAAATGGGACTCCACCCtgcctaaataaaggttaaataaaatacaaatttgtGTCCTCCCTGCCCGTGTCAGAGGCGAAGCCTACACCTGACCAGTCTCTGGAAGGCCTTCTTAAAGTCTTCGTTGAAGATAGTGTAGATGAGAGGGTTGATAAGGGAGTTGAGGTACCCCAGCCAGGTGAGGAAGTCAGCCAGCTCTATGGAGGTGTTGCAGGAGCCACACGTGTTGACGATCACCTCCTTCAGGAAGAAAGGCATCCAGCAGACCACGAAGGCCCCCAGTATCAGTCCTAACGTAGATGCAGCACGTCGCTCCCTGGTCCCTGAGATACGCTGCCGTCTCAACGAACACTCACGCTCCCGCCTCGACTCGCTCTGGGGACTTTTTACGGTGATGCGCACGCGGTCGCCCTCCGTGGAGGGGTCTGAGTAGGACTTTTCCGGGGGGTTCAGGGTGTCTGGGCTCTGGTGATCTCCGTCAGTGGGGCAGGAGGGGAGGGTGGTTCCGTTGACCATGGAGGAGTGTTGGCTGGCTCTGCTGGCCCCCCTGCGGAGGTACAGAGTCTGAGCTGCTCTGTAGATCTTATAgtagaggatgaggatgaggagcaggGGAATATAGAAGGCTCCCAGGGTGGAGTAGAGGGTAAAGGCAATGTGGTGGTGTATTATCAGACACTGGTCCTCCTCTGGCCCCCCACCATGGTTCCTCCACAGCAGAGGGGGAAGGGATATGAGGATGGACAGGAACCAGACGACGGCGACAGTGATGCCAGCTCGGAGGCCGGTGCGTTTGCGTGAGTACTCCACTGCGTCAGTGATGGCCCAGTAGCGGTCCAGAGCGATGGCTGCCAGGTGGAGGATGGAACAAGTGCAGCAGGTGATGTCAACACTCAGCCAAACATTACACACAGCCTCGCCCATCACCCAGCTTTCCCTGAGGATTCAGACAGAATATTGATAGTGATTATGTTTGTGACTGCACTTTATTATTATTTTGATCACAAACTGTATACTTTGATAGCATATCTTTTAAGCCTATATGGGCATCTGAAAAGCTGCAAGACACTTTATGCTGCAAGACAAATCAATCAATTGTGCAATCCTTTATTGAATCTTTGTAGCTACCTCTGTATGTAGAGGATGCTGAAGGGCATGACCAAGATGGCCACCAGCAGGTCCGTCACCGCCAGAGAGCAGATCAGGTAGTTGGCCGGGTGATGTAACTTTCTGGTTACGATGATGGCTGTGATCACCAGGGAATTGATAACCATTGTAATGAGAGCGAGCAGGGACAGGGTGAGGGTGAGGATGATTTTACTTGGTGGGGTTATAGTACCCCcatccccctccccacccccaccccccacacccaGGGAGAAGACCCCCTCTGTACAGTTAGACAAGTCCatcctagagaggagaggagacaagaggaagaTAAGGGTCTGCACCAAGGCTAGCAGTATAGATGAACGATGCGTAAGAGTTTAAAAGGTACTCACACTCAAACCATGTAGAACTTCAGAGAGACCAGGCAGATGATGAATGAAGCATAATCCTCCATAGCTGTATAAGCTGTGTGTACCTTTGTGATGTGTGTTCATTGGTGTGCCCTCTCCAGCAGTAACCTTAGTGTCAGTAGCTTCTTTCTGGTATCTCTGGACTCAACCAATGTCTCACACAGACATCTGGAAAAAgaaagggaggaaaggaggggaagagagagagagagagggcgagagaaacAGTCAGTGGAAAAATAATCACCAATGAGAGTCCAGCCGCTGATTTCAtaacacccacccatccatccatccacccacacacacacacacacactcctgatgCGATCTCTGATCAAAGCCGTGACCATcatcacatgcacgcacgcacgcacgcacacaaacaagcATGCAATCCCGGATCAAAGGCAGTACAATCTGCACAAAAGCAGACGCTCatcggtgtgtgtctgtgtacgtgCGTGTATACTTGTATCTCTGTACTCTAGCTACCACTTATTTGGAGTTGATCAGTTAAGAATTGAAAGGGAATTCAGCAGCTTTCATATGTCCCTAAAGACACTCATCATGGTAATTTCCTTGTTCCATATGATGTACTGTGCTTTATTGTTCATTTACATGGAAATTCATTTTGTGAAGCCAGCATACaaatacacaaaacacaatacactTTAATACGTTCAATATGGAAAACACTGGAAACATAATAATTAAtgcacatatacactgagtgtacaaagcatttggaacaccttcctaatattgagttgcaccgcattttgccctcagaacagccttaattcgtcggggcatggactctataaggtgtcgaaagcgttccacagggatgctggcccatgttgacttcaatgcttcccacagttgtgtcaagttggttggatgtcctttgggtggtggaccattcttcataAACActgaaaactgttgagcgtgaaaaacccaccaGCGCTGCAGTTCtggacacactcaaaccagtgtgcctggtacctactaccattacctgttcaaaggcacttcaaaatgttgtcttgtccattcaccctctgatgtctcaattgtctcaaggcttaaaaatccttctttacttgtctcctcttcatctacactaattgaagtggatttaacaggtaatATCAATAagggtcatagctttcacttggatacacctggtcagtctgttatggaaagagcaggtgttcctaatgttttgtacactcagtgtaattaTCCAGTCTCTGCggtctactgtctgaccatgtactgagCCTACATCTGTTCGATGTTGTATATTTCTAGTCAGCTTTGAGAAGTTGTCATAGAACAGTTGTCATAGCAACTCTGACTTTCTTTTTGTGAAGGACGGACTGAAGAAAAGCACAACTCAAGTCAGATAAACTCACACATCATTAAATGCATGCCcatgcacgcaagcacacacacaaacagctgcatagacctctctcctgtctgtcagcatatcagctgtctgtgaatCTGTTCCTCCAGAGTTTACTCAATATATAGAATACTTCTACTCATTTAAAGTCAAGGATCAACATGCACTGTAATCTATCTAGTAATGCACTGTATTTACGTATGAAGTGTTTCTCACCAGAGTGGTTCATTTAAACCTGTCAGCTtcagtctgtcagtgtgtgtgtgtgtgtttgttgattGACAGTCTTCGGTGAGGCAATCTTCCAGCAGCAGCAAAGGGAGAACCTGCGCCTCCTGCTGCATTCAATTCTTTCACTTACAGCAATCAGTGGAGCACTGCTCAGTCAGAGAGCGATACATGTTTGTGCATGGAGGTTTACAAACGAGGAAATTATAGGGACCGATACCTGGTGCTGTGTAATTGGAATGCACCCATTTAAACGTTGGATAAACAGGATTTTAAGCATTAATATGATCATTAACATGATTagtcatgctgagaccaaggtctttttacagatgagccctgtatacacatcaatatacaataAAGGTGTCTATTTGATATTTGAAATGAAGACTTTGTGACCCAACTATGTTTGGTCATTATTTGATCAGACATTAAATGTTTGGTGCAAATTAAAGGATAGGGATATTTAGCTGTGCTACGTGGCCATCACTATAGCTGCCTCTTCTTTTTTGTTTATCAATAAAAGTGAAACTAAGCGCATTCAGCAGCTTTCATATGACCCTGAAGAAACTCACCACGATGATTACCTTGTACGATACGATATACCTTATTGTCCGTTTACATGGAAATTCATTTTGTGAAGCCAGTATACAAATTCACAAAAAACAGTACACTATAATACATTCAATATGGAAAACACCGGAAAGACAATAATTACTTCACACATAATTATCCAGTCTCTGCggtctactgtctgaccatgtactgagCCTACATCTGTTCTATGTTGTATATTTCTACAGTCAGCTGTGAGAAACCATTTCAGGGTGCGATAGGTGTGATGCCATTACAGTACATTCCTTCTCCCATTCTGTAGGAAGGAATAAGAACAGTTGTCATAGAAACTCTGACAGTCTATTTGTGAAAGATGGATAGAAGAAAAGCACAACTCAAGTCAGATAAACTCACATATCattaaatacacacaaacacacacacacacacagtgaaacatTGCTAAAATGGTGGGTCGTTCCGAaacctgctgaggggaggacagctcaaaataatggctggaatggatcaaattaaatggtatcaaacacatggtttccattccATGTATTCCTTTCCAGCTattactatgagcctgtcctccccaattaaggtgccaccaacctcctatgacagtattatagtaatgcACTGTATTTATTACTGTCACGATCATCGTAAGCATACtcagaccaaagcacagcgtgaaATCAGTTCGACATCTTTTATTTGAAGTGAAccgcacaaaaacaataaagaataaacaaaacgggggcctcccgggtggcccagtggtctagggcactgcatcgcagtgctagctacgccaccagagtctctgggttcgtgcccaggctctgtcgcagccggccgcgaccgggaggtccgtggggcgacgcacaattgggctagcgtcgtccgggttagggagggtttggccggtagggatatccttgtctcatcgcgctccagcaactcctgtggcgggccgggcgcagtgtgcgctaaccaagggggccaggtgcacggtgtttcctccgacacattggtgcggctggcttccgggttggaggcgcgctgtgttaaagaagcagtgcggcttggttgggttgtgcttcggaggacgcatggctttcgaccttcgtctctcccgagcccgtacgggagttgtagcgatgagacaagatagtaattactagcgattggataccacgaaaaattggggtgaaaaggggagaaaaaaaaaaaaaaagaataaacaAAACGTGAAGttctggagtgctcacaggcaacaacacaaacacaagatcccaccaaacacagtggggaaatggctgcctaaatatgatccacaattagagacaacgataaacagctgcctcagattgggaaccataccaggccaacatagaaataaacaacctagataggaacacccccctagttacaccccgacctaacccaaaatagagaataaaaagcatctctatggtcagagcgtgacagtaccccccccccccccaaaggtgtggactccggccgcaaaacctgaaaccaacTGGGGAGGGTAGGGGGGTGATTAGTGTCCACgggtccggccatggagctgggttgaACGCTgcacccggactgggcaccggtgCCGAGGAAGGCTTCGGCCTTGGAGCGgtactggacgccgtgcctggactcggcatcggcgcagaggaaggctccggccttggagcgtgcctggacgccgtgcctggactgggcaccggcgcagaggaaggctcctgccatggagcgggactggacgccgtgcctggactggacactggcgcagaggaaggctcctgccctggagctggAGGTTCAGGACCATGGACTGTCGCAGGAGGTTCccagaccgtggaccgtcgcatgaggttccggactgtggaccgtcgccggaggttccggactgtggaccgtcgccggaggttccggactgtggaccgtcgccggaagctctggactggggaccgtcgccggaagcctggtgagtggagccggcacaggtggcactggactggtgacacgcacttcagggcaagtgcgaggaggagacacaggatgtaccggactgggaaggcgcactggaggcctagtgcgtggagccggcacaggtggtaccggactggtgacacacacttcagggcAAGTGCgcggagcaggcacaggacttaACGGACTggggagacgtactggagacctggtgcgtggagccggcacaacTGGTACTGAACAGATGACAACCACTGCACGGTGAGTGTGGGTAGctagcacaggacgtactgggctgtggaggcgcactggagacctggtgtgtagagCCAGCACAAATTGTACTACAACGATGACACACTTCGcacggcgagtgcggggagctggcacaggacatactgggctgtgaaggcgtactggagacttggtgcgtagagctggcacagatGGTGCCGGGCTAAGAAGGCGCTCTTCAGCGCGCCTGCACTGCAGCATACTCCTTGCCAAAACCGCTCTCCGGTATCTCTCATTACCTTCCTCTATCGACTACCACACAGGCTCTGGCCCTCTCCGCTGCTCGACCGCAAGCTCCGGGGcccaccccgtgtgccccccccaaaacaATTTGGGCTGTCTTTTGGGCTTTCTCTGTGGCTGCGAACCCCGGCGTCGTCactgtcctcccttctctccttgcgTCTGCTCCCAAGGAAGGCTTTTGTGTCTTGGCATGATTTCCTCCCAAGCCCAGGATACCTTCTCCTcccgggcacgctgcttggtcctgttgtggtgggatcttctgtcatgaTCATCGTAAGCATACTCAGACCAAAGTGCAGATTGAATTCGGTTCGACATCTTTTATTTGAAGTGAAccgcacaaaaacaataaagagtaAACGAAACGTGATGGAGTGCTCAAaggcaacaacacaaaaacaagatcccaccaaacacagtggggaaatggctgcctaaatatgatccccaatcagagacaacgataaacagctgcctctgattgggaaccataccaggccaacatagagaTAAACAACATAGATAGGAACACcacccctagtcacaccccaacctaacccaaaatagagaataaaaatgctctctatggtcagggcatgacaattacgtacagtaccagtcaaaagtttggacacacctactcattcaagggtttttctaaatgttttactattttctacattgtagaataatagtgaagacatcaaaactatgaaataacacatatggaatcatgtagtaagcaaaaaaagtgttaaatctaaatagattttagattcttcaaagtagccaccctttgccttgatgacagcattgcacaccagcttcatgaggaatgcttttccaacagtcttgaaggagtttccacatatgctgagcacttgttggctgcttttccttcactctgcggtccaactcatcccaaaccatctcaattgggttgaggtcaggtgattgtagaggccaggtcatctgatgcagcactccatcactctctttcttggtcaactATCCcgtacacagcctagaggtgtgttgggtcattgtcctgttgaaaaacaaatgatagcgcaaaccagatgggatggcgtatcgctgcagaatgctgtggtagccatgctggtcaagtgtgcctttttctaaataaatcacagtgtcaccagcaaagcactcccacaccattacaccttcTCTTCCACGCTTCAcagtgagaaccacacatgcagagatcatctgttcacctactctgcgtctcacaaagacacagtagttggaaccaaacatctcaaatttggactcatcagaccaaaggacagattttcacggttctaatgtccaatgctcgtacttcttgtcccaagcaagtatgttcttctttttggtgtcctttagtagtggtttctttgcagcaattcgaccatgaaggcctgattcacacagtctcctctgaacagttgatgttgagatgtgtctgttacttgaactctgtgaagcatttatttgggctgaggtgcagttaactctattgaacttatcctctgcagcagatataactctgggtcttcctttcctgtggcggtcctcatgcgaAACAGTTTCATCAAagcacttgatgttttttgcgactgcacttgaagaaactttgtcttaaag
The Salvelinus fontinalis isolate EN_2023a chromosome 23, ASM2944872v1, whole genome shotgun sequence genome window above contains:
- the LOC129820931 gene encoding 5-hydroxytryptamine receptor 1F-like, which codes for MDLSNCTEGVFSLGVGGGGGEGDGGTITPPSKIILTLTLSLLALITMVINSLVITAIIVTRKLHHPANYLICSLAVTDLLVAILVMPFSILYIQRESWVMGEAVCNVWLSVDITCCTCSILHLAAIALDRYWAITDAVEYSRKRTGLRAGITVAVVWFLSILISLPPLLWRNHGGGPEEDQCLIIHHHIAFTLYSTLGAFYIPLLLILILYYKIYRAAQTLYLRRGASRASQHSSMVNGTTLPSCPTDGDHQSPDTLNPPEKSYSDPSTEGDRVRITVKSPQSESRRERECSLRRQRISGTRERRAASTLGLILGAFVVCWMPFFLKEVIVNTCGSCNTSIELADFLTWLGYLNSLINPLIYTIFNEDFKKAFQRLVRCRLRL